The Halovivax ruber XH-70 genome includes the window ATGGTGAGCGACGGAACCGTCGTAATCGACGTCGGGATCAACCGCGTGGACGCCGACACCGAGAAGGGCTACGAACTGGTCGGCGACGTCGACTTCGATGCCGTCGAACCGAAGGCGAGCAAGATCACGCCCGTCCCCGGCGGCGTCGGTCCGATGACCCGCGCGATGTTGCTCTACAACACCGTCAAGGCGGCCAGCATTCAGGAAGGCGTCGAGGTCGACCTGCCCTAGCTCGGCCACGTTCGCCCGAGCAAGCGTACTGACAGCTTCTTCATTCTTCGCCCGAACAACCGGCCGGACTGATACCTCGTTCTGTGGACCGGAAGCAAGTTTCGCCACCCGGACAGTGCCGCGAGACACAGCTATTTCCCGTCGAAGAGCCACTAGTCACCCATGAGCGACGAATCCATTCCCGTGAGCGCGGACCGACCTGACAGCCCGATGCGGACCACCGGGACCGACCACGTCACCATCTGGGGGTCGAACGCCGAGGACACGATCGCGTTCTACCGCGACGTACTCGGGATGCGCCTCGTGCTTCGCCAGCCGAACCTCGACGATCCCTCACAGACCCACCTGTTCTTCGACACCGGCGATGGGCGAATCGTCACCTTCTTCGTCGGCGACCGGCCGTCGAACCCGAACCCACAGCGCGGCGGCGTCGGCTCCGTCCACCACCTCGCCTTTCGCTTCGCCCCGGAACGGTTCGAAGAGGTCATGGAAGCCCTCGACGAGGGGGGGCGGGGCTACAACGTCTTCGATCGCGGCATCTTCCAGTCACTGTACACGCACGACCAGGACGGGCTCGTGATCGAACTCACGACGGACAAGTACGACATCCCCGACGACGAGCGCGCGGAGGTCCTCGCGACGACCCAGCGCATCCGTGAGGAAGATGGCGCCGAGTACGCGAAAGACGAACACATGCGGGCGGCGCTCGACGAACTCGGGATCGACGCCGAGGCCCACGACCTGCCCGACGCGGCGAGCGGTGTCGGCGGGATCGACTGAGCAAAAAAAGGAGACTCAGTCGCGGTAATCCAGGTCGTCCAGCTGGGCGACGATCTCGGCTGCATCAGTTTTCCCCTCACCCCGAAGTGCGTCGCCGAGCGATCGGGTGGCCGACAGGATGGTGCCTGCAGTCACGGGATCGACGTCGCCGTCGAGCCCGTCGAGTCGCGTCGCGTGGTCGCCTAGCGCTTCGATCGCTGTCGTCGTCTCCGAATCGAGCGAGCGGTCAGCAGCCCAGTCGGTGATGGCCCGTCGA containing:
- a CDS encoding VOC family protein; the encoded protein is MSDESIPVSADRPDSPMRTTGTDHVTIWGSNAEDTIAFYRDVLGMRLVLRQPNLDDPSQTHLFFDTGDGRIVTFFVGDRPSNPNPQRGGVGSVHHLAFRFAPERFEEVMEALDEGGRGYNVFDRGIFQSLYTHDQDGLVIELTTDKYDIPDDERAEVLATTQRIREEDGAEYAKDEHMRAALDELGIDAEAHDLPDAASGVGGID